ATGTACTTATAATACCAACCATACCTTCACAGTACGATGTGAGTGTTCTTGATCGCATGCTTGATCTTAGTAGTGAAGCGAAAGAGTTAAATGAGAAATTGCTTACACTTATACTTGTAAACCGAGTTTCTCCAAATCCTTTTTTGGCAAAAGAGCTTGAAAGTATGCGTGAATACATCGATGATGCAAAAAAGGAGCGAAATTTAAGTGATGTCTTTTTATTAAACTCTGTTATTTACGAAAGACAAGCTTATAGAAAAACGGTTTCAAATGGCAATAGTTTAAGCGAATTTTGCAAAAATGGGGATAGGGCGCTTGAAGATTTCGAAAGTTTTTATGCCGAGCTATTACAAGTTGTAAAAGAAAATATTAAGGATTAAAAAATGGGTTTTAAAAAAGTAAATACAACTCCAGCTACTAGTGAAGAAAATTTTATAAATCAAGCAAGAGGAGAAACATCAGAAGCAAAAAAGCCTAAAAATTTAAAACGAGATAAGTCATTTTTACTTTATTTTACGCAAGATGAATTTGATCGTGTAAAGATAGAAGCAGAAAAAATTGGAATGGGTATAAATCAATACATTCGCTTTAAAATTTTTAGCTAGTATCATATAAATACTATAATGATATTATATTGATATTATAATTATATTAATATAATATCATTTAAAAAGCTCATGAGCTTAAGCTTGAGATTGTAAACTAAAATCTTTAACGCTATGCGAGTATTATTTTATTGTAAAACAAGTATTTAACAGTTGTATCTACATCTATTGTAACGACTCTAGCATAATTTATATATCTAAATCGTTCCATTTTCTAAAATATTTTATATAAAAATTCTTTTTTCTCATTATATTTTAATATTTAATTAAGATTAACTCTTTTATAATGCCACTAAATTATTTTTTTAAATATAACTATTAAATCATTCCAAGGAAGGACAGATGAGAGCCATCTTATCTTTATGCATGGTGAGTGCATTGCTATTTGCTAGTGAAATTAACCAAAAAAATGAACTAAACAACGAGGAGATT
This window of the Campylobacter concisus genome carries:
- a CDS encoding chromosome partitioning protein ParA translates to MVISIVNEKGGSGKTTLAVNLAARLSEDGDNVLLIDADPQRSTEVFSDIRSQSNLKPLFSSVSKTGVSLGDEIKRMRDNFDSIVVDTGGRDSKEMRKAMLSSNVLIIPTIPSQYDVSVLDRMLDLSSEAKELNEKLLTLILVNRVSPNPFLAKELESMREYIDDAKKERNLSDVFLLNSVIYERQAYRKTVSNGNSLSEFCKNGDRALEDFESFYAELLQVVKENIKD